CACCTCGAACTTCATTACCAACGCGTTAAAACAAGGTGCCGAGAATGGCGGATTCACCGCCGGAGTATGGTCAAAAGGGGATCTCGCCGGCGTTATTGGATTCCACGAGATTAACTGGACCAATCGCTCGGTAAGCATCGGATATTGGCTTGGCAAAGGTTTTGAGGGTCAGGGCTTGATGACAAGCGCTTGTCGCGTTCTGGTTGATTATGCTCTGGTGACCCTCGATCTGAATCGCGTCGAGATTCGCTCGGCAACAAATAACAAACGGAGTCGCGCTATCCCTGAAAGACTCGGATTTGTTCTCGAGGGTGTCATTCGTCAGGCAGAGAAACTGCCTAAAGGTTACGTGAACCATGCGGTGTACGGCATGCTTCAGCATGAATGGGAACTCTTGCGCTAATTCGCCTACATAATAAATCGGAGTGATCTCTCCCAACATAATGGATCAACACGAATACCCTCGATCTCCACGTATTGTGGTGACAGAGGGTATTTTATTGTATTCAATGACTTTTATAGTGCTCGGACCATACCACCATCCACGATCAATGAGGTTCCGGTAATGTACGTATTGGCTCCGGATAACAGGAATACAACCGCTTTGGCAAACTCCTCTGGTTGACCATAACGGCCCAGTGGAATCTCTTTACGGAATTGGTCAGATACCTCTTCCTCACTGATTCCATTCTGCTCAGCCCGTGCTGCATCCAGCTCACGTATACGGTCTGTTGCAATACGTCCCGGCGCCACCGTGTTGATCAAAATTCCGTATGGAGCCAGCTCTTGGGATAACGTCTTCGCCAATCCAAACACGCCGGTACGGAACGTGTTGGACAGCACCAGACCCGGAATCGGCTGTTTCACCGAAGTTGAAGCGATATTGACAATGTGTCCTCCACTTTCTTTCATATAAGGAAGAGCACCGCGAATCAGCCTTACATAACTGAGTACATTTAATTCAAATGCACGTTCCCAATCTTCATCCGTCAGTGACTCAAATGAACCCGATGGCGGGCCACCCGAGTTGTTCACCAGAATATCAATCTGTCCAAACATTTCTGCTGTCTTGTGAATCAGAGCCTCAATGTCTTCCTTGCGTGTCACATCGGTTGCACAATATTCTACACGTCCACCACCACCAAGCGCCAGAAGCTCCTGCTTCACTGCTGCGAGCTTTTCTTCGCTTCGGCTGGCGAGCATGACGTCAGCACCTTCTGCTGTCAATTGAGCGGCTACCGCTTTGCCCAGCCCGCGACTGGAAGCCAGCACCAGTGCTTTTTTACCCCGAAGTCCCATATCCATCGTTGTTCCTCCTCCTCAGCTACATCTCTATTTGGTCTGGATAAAATAACCCATAAGAATATCATCCACATACTTGCCTCCGATATAAAACTCGGACACCAGCCTGCCTTCCGTCACAAATCCACACTGTGTATAAAACTTAATCGCTCCCGGATTACTGGAAAGTACGCGCAGCCTGAGTTTACGAACGCCTTGTTGGGCCGCATGCTGCTTGATGGCATCCATCAACGCTGTGGCAATGCCACAACGCCGATCATGAGGATGAACTGCAATATGAATCTCGTAGACATGACGGTTGACCGGCATACCT
This Paenibacillus xylanexedens DNA region includes the following protein-coding sequences:
- a CDS encoding GNAT family N-acetyltransferase, with the protein product MFTYSLDEYTELRPLAMEHTKPLFELTDRSRDQLRHWLPWVDHVTEVEHTSNFITNALKQGAENGGFTAGVWSKGDLAGVIGFHEINWTNRSVSIGYWLGKGFEGQGLMTSACRVLVDYALVTLDLNRVEIRSATNNKRSRAIPERLGFVLEGVIRQAEKLPKGYVNHAVYGMLQHEWELLR
- a CDS encoding SDR family oxidoreductase, translated to MDMGLRGKKALVLASSRGLGKAVAAQLTAEGADVMLASRSEEKLAAVKQELLALGGGGRVEYCATDVTRKEDIEALIHKTAEMFGQIDILVNNSGGPPSGSFESLTDEDWERAFELNVLSYVRLIRGALPYMKESGGHIVNIASTSVKQPIPGLVLSNTFRTGVFGLAKTLSQELAPYGILINTVAPGRIATDRIRELDAARAEQNGISEEEVSDQFRKEIPLGRYGQPEEFAKAVVFLLSGANTYITGTSLIVDGGMVRAL
- a CDS encoding GNAT family N-acetyltransferase, whose translation is MLTSHTFTIRPSEIKDAAQLMELDALVWDKYTSPAPMHWRSRQQYLQHCPPGSQLIAVQGERVCGYVGFNPATGMPVNRHVYEIHIAVHPHDRRCGIATALMDAIKQHAAQQGVRKLRLRVLSSNPGAIKFYTQCGFVTEGRLVSEFYIGGKYVDDILMGYFIQTK